One segment of Thermosynechococcus sp. HN-54 DNA contains the following:
- a CDS encoding NAD-dependent succinate-semialdehyde dehydrogenase: protein MAIASVNPTTAEVLKTFSPLEPEEVERAVAQATTTFETYRLTSFDQRAQWLENTANLLQQQRDTLARLMTLEMGKPITEARAEIDKCAWVCRYYAEQGAAFLRPELIPTEVSYSAIHYQPLGIILAVMPWNFPFWQVFRFAAPALMAGNVALLKHASNVPQCALAIARLLSEAGFPAGVFQTLLIPGSAVADLVADPRIKAATLTGSEAAGKSLAQAAGQHLKKTVLELGGSDPFIVMPSANLPQAIATAVQARMINNGQSCIAAKRFIIHEAVYDTFAEGMKAAFERWVIGDPLDPTTQLGPLATAAIRDELQAQVELALAHGAKAVYRRSLDLPSHCQQGYFFAPTILAEVTPDNPVFTQELFGPVAMLFRVSSLTAAIELANATPFGLGASAWTQESDEAERLVRDLEAGAVFINAMVKSDPRLPFGGIKTSGYGRELGRAGLLEFVNIKTVCRHD from the coding sequence ATGGCAATCGCGTCCGTTAATCCCACAACCGCTGAGGTTCTAAAAACCTTTTCGCCCTTGGAACCTGAAGAAGTAGAAAGAGCTGTTGCCCAAGCCACGACGACCTTTGAGACCTATCGCCTCACCTCCTTTGATCAGCGCGCCCAGTGGCTAGAAAACACAGCAAATCTCCTGCAACAGCAGCGGGATACGCTTGCTCGCTTGATGACCCTTGAGATGGGGAAACCAATTACCGAGGCGCGGGCTGAAATTGACAAGTGCGCGTGGGTTTGTCGCTACTATGCCGAGCAGGGGGCGGCTTTCCTGCGGCCTGAACTCATTCCTACAGAGGTTAGCTACAGCGCCATTCACTATCAGCCCCTTGGGATTATTTTGGCAGTGATGCCGTGGAATTTTCCCTTTTGGCAGGTGTTTCGTTTTGCGGCACCGGCATTGATGGCGGGGAATGTGGCCTTGCTCAAGCATGCTTCTAATGTGCCGCAGTGTGCCCTCGCGATCGCCCGGCTCTTGAGTGAAGCGGGCTTTCCTGCGGGGGTCTTTCAAACCCTGCTCATCCCCGGCAGCGCCGTTGCTGATCTGGTGGCGGATCCGCGGATTAAAGCTGCCACCCTCACTGGCAGCGAAGCGGCGGGCAAAAGTTTAGCTCAAGCAGCGGGTCAGCACCTCAAGAAAACGGTTCTGGAACTGGGGGGAAGTGATCCCTTTATTGTCATGCCCAGTGCCAATCTCCCTCAGGCGATCGCCACCGCTGTCCAAGCCCGCATGATTAACAATGGCCAATCCTGCATTGCTGCCAAACGATTTATTATTCATGAGGCTGTTTATGATACGTTTGCCGAGGGCATGAAAGCCGCCTTTGAGAGGTGGGTCATTGGCGATCCCCTAGACCCCACCACCCAACTGGGACCCCTTGCCACTGCCGCCATCCGTGATGAACTCCAGGCCCAAGTTGAACTCGCCCTTGCCCATGGCGCCAAGGCAGTTTACCGCCGCTCTCTCGATCTACCGAGTCATTGTCAGCAGGGATATTTCTTTGCACCAACAATTTTGGCAGAGGTGACTCCAGATAACCCCGTGTTTACCCAAGAGCTATTTGGCCCTGTGGCAATGCTCTTTCGGGTATCGTCCCTGACTGCGGCAATTGAGCTAGCCAATGCCACCCCCTTCGGTTTGGGTGCCAGTGCTTGGACTCAAGAGAGCGATGAAGCAGAGAGGCTTGTGCGGGATCTCGAAGCGGGTGCCGTCTTTATTAATGCCATGGTCAAGTCGGATCCCCGTTTGCCCTTTGGCGGGATTAAGACATCGGGCTATGGTCGCGAACTGGGACGGGCAGGACTCTTGGAGTTTGTTAATATCAAAACAGTTTGTCGCCATGACTAA
- a CDS encoding ABC transporter ATP-binding protein/permease, giving the protein MSQPTHRFDARVWGQFLRIAQPYFFPRDRRGSSVIFILLLFLVIALMFGVLFGLTAAITFGLNALAPELMGQIAGGLMAMIRSLWAQPLSRSILLGTVIVPLGVFALLRPALLPRWQAWALLGLLLMLSLSVSGLNVIISFVGRFFQTALAEKNAETYWRFLWVYAGVFVVGTPIVVIYRYVREYLGLRWRDWLTRHFLDRYFQNRAYYTIENQGEIDNPDQRITEDVRSFTQTSLQFLLIILGEIIDLIAFSGILWSISQTLTLTLVGYAIVGTIVTVLIGQRLIWLNFNQLRREADFRYGLVHVRDNAESIAFYRGEGQESVQVRQRFLEVLRNFNLLIGWQRNLDFFTTAYNYFVIIVPAAVVAPRYFAGDIDFGAISQASFAFSQVLGALSIIVNQFTNLTGFIAGIERLAEFDEALTTPPVPPQSQIELVEQPYIALEHVTVDTPNLARRLVADVTFALEAGESVVIMGPSGVGKSSLLRAIAGLWQTGSGRIIRPPVDEVLFLPQRPYMVLGTLRTQLLYPSGDRQTPDDVLLRALGEVNLAHLPDRVGGLDVELAWDDVLSLGEQQRLAIARLLLNHRPYAILDEATSALDLANEKRVYEHIQRTTRNYISVGHRESLIQYHTYVLELRGDREWKFYAVS; this is encoded by the coding sequence ATGTCGCAGCCGACCCATCGCTTTGATGCCCGTGTTTGGGGGCAGTTTCTGCGGATTGCCCAGCCCTATTTCTTTCCCCGCGATCGCCGAGGCAGCAGTGTCATCTTTATCCTGCTGCTTTTTCTGGTCATTGCTCTCATGTTTGGCGTCCTCTTTGGCCTCACGGCAGCTATTACCTTTGGCCTCAATGCCCTTGCGCCCGAGCTGATGGGACAAATTGCCGGCGGTCTCATGGCGATGATTCGCTCCCTGTGGGCACAGCCCCTTAGCCGCAGTATCCTGCTGGGGACAGTAATTGTTCCCTTGGGCGTCTTTGCGCTGCTCCGCCCAGCCCTGCTCCCACGGTGGCAAGCGTGGGCACTCTTGGGGTTACTGCTGATGCTTTCCCTCTCCGTGAGTGGACTCAACGTGATCATTAGCTTTGTCGGGCGCTTCTTCCAGACGGCACTGGCGGAGAAAAATGCTGAAACCTACTGGCGCTTCCTCTGGGTCTATGCTGGCGTTTTTGTGGTGGGGACACCGATTGTCGTCATTTATCGCTATGTGCGCGAATATCTAGGGTTGCGCTGGCGGGATTGGCTCACCCGTCATTTTTTGGATCGCTATTTCCAGAATCGAGCCTACTACACCATCGAAAACCAAGGGGAGATTGATAACCCTGACCAACGGATCACCGAGGATGTCCGCTCCTTTACCCAAACCTCGCTCCAGTTTTTGCTGATTATTCTTGGCGAAATTATTGATCTGATTGCCTTTAGCGGCATTCTTTGGAGTATCTCGCAAACCCTAACGCTGACCTTGGTGGGGTATGCCATTGTTGGTACGATTGTGACCGTTTTGATTGGGCAACGCCTGATTTGGCTGAACTTTAACCAACTGCGGCGCGAAGCCGATTTTCGTTATGGCTTGGTTCATGTGCGGGATAACGCTGAGTCCATCGCCTTTTATCGCGGTGAAGGCCAAGAATCGGTGCAGGTGCGGCAGCGCTTTCTGGAGGTACTGCGGAACTTTAACCTCTTGATTGGTTGGCAGCGCAATCTTGATTTTTTCACGACGGCCTATAACTACTTTGTCATCATCGTGCCGGCGGCGGTGGTTGCTCCCCGCTACTTTGCCGGTGACATTGACTTTGGCGCCATTAGCCAAGCCAGTTTTGCCTTCTCTCAGGTGCTGGGGGCGCTCTCAATCATTGTGAACCAGTTTACGAACCTCACGGGGTTTATTGCTGGGATCGAGCGTTTGGCGGAGTTTGATGAGGCGCTGACAACTCCCCCCGTACCACCCCAATCGCAGATTGAATTGGTGGAGCAGCCCTACATTGCCCTAGAGCATGTGACCGTGGATACGCCGAATTTGGCACGGCGGCTCGTGGCGGATGTGACATTTGCCCTTGAGGCAGGGGAAAGTGTCGTGATCATGGGACCCAGTGGGGTCGGTAAAAGTTCGCTACTGCGGGCGATCGCCGGACTCTGGCAAACGGGCAGTGGCCGTATTATTCGTCCGCCGGTGGATGAGGTGCTTTTTTTACCCCAGCGTCCCTACATGGTGCTGGGTACCCTGCGCACCCAACTGCTTTATCCCAGTGGCGATCGCCAGACCCCCGATGATGTCCTTTTACGCGCCCTTGGAGAGGTAAACTTGGCGCACTTGCCAGATCGGGTGGGCGGTCTGGATGTGGAATTGGCGTGGGATGATGTGCTGTCGCTTGGGGAACAACAACGACTGGCGATCGCCCGCCTGCTGCTGAATCACCGTCCCTACGCTATTTTGGACGAAGCCACCAGTGCCCTCGACTTGGCCAACGAAAAACGGGTCTATGAGCATATTCAGCGCACCACCCGCAACTACATCAGCGTGGGTCACCGCGAGAGCCTCATCCAGTACCACACCTATGTCTTAGAACTCAGGGGCGATCGCGAATGGAAATTTTATGCTGTTAGTTAG
- a CDS encoding 1-acyl-sn-glycerol-3-phosphate acyltransferase: MRQQKTAPTTSHISPWLYWGLWPIHRLFLPLYFSRLTIVGREHLPKEGRFVLAPKHCSRWDPVILPLVWPYPLRFMTNAIEFSGVQGWLIRRLGAFAVNLNRPQPSSLRHVLEILNAGQPLVIFPEGGIVPDQVVRPLKPGLARLVLQADRPLPIFPVGIAYDPQPQFRARVALWIGSPLWTPAEREGNLKQQAQELTQQLEAALYAAVLEARKCARSQG, from the coding sequence ATGCGTCAGCAAAAAACAGCACCCACCACATCTCATATCTCGCCATGGCTTTACTGGGGACTCTGGCCAATTCACCGTCTCTTTTTGCCCCTCTACTTTTCGCGGCTGACGATTGTGGGTCGCGAGCACTTACCCAAAGAGGGTCGGTTTGTCCTTGCTCCCAAGCACTGTAGCCGTTGGGACCCTGTCATTTTGCCCTTGGTGTGGCCCTATCCCCTTCGCTTCATGACCAATGCCATTGAGTTTAGCGGGGTGCAGGGCTGGTTGATTCGCCGCTTGGGTGCCTTTGCGGTCAACCTCAATCGGCCCCAGCCCAGTAGTTTGCGCCATGTGCTGGAGATTCTCAATGCCGGTCAGCCGTTGGTGATCTTTCCTGAAGGCGGGATTGTCCCAGATCAAGTGGTCCGTCCCCTCAAGCCCGGTCTTGCTCGTCTTGTCTTGCAGGCCGATCGCCCCCTGCCGATTTTTCCCGTTGGTATTGCCTACGATCCGCAGCCGCAGTTTCGTGCCCGTGTCGCACTTTGGATTGGATCGCCCCTGTGGACACCCGCCGAGCGCGAGGGCAACCTCAAACAACAGGCACAAGAATTAACGCAGCAGCTTGAAGCAGCGTTGTACGCAGCCGTGCTTGAGGCTCGCAAATGTGCGCGATCGCAAGGCTAA
- the pflA gene encoding pyruvate formate-lyase-activating protein gives MMVSTLPEKQPEKQKVTGYIHSVETCGTVDGPGIRYVIFTQGCPLRCLYCHNPDCREPHQGKLVTVDELIADIQHYQSYLRQGGVTVSGGEPLMQPEFVREIFERCHELGLHTALDTSGYVVLEAAKPVVAATDLVLLDIKSFLPETYRRVTSVTITPTLELAKYLDQIHKPTWIRFVLVPGLTDDPDNIRGLAQFVAGLSNVEKVEVLPFHKMGEYKWQQLGLPYELFDTPAASPEDVQRAIALFREYDLNVQ, from the coding sequence ATGATGGTTTCCACACTCCCTGAAAAACAACCCGAAAAACAAAAGGTGACAGGTTATATTCATTCCGTTGAAACCTGTGGCACGGTAGATGGCCCCGGTATTCGCTATGTCATTTTTACCCAAGGGTGTCCACTACGCTGTCTGTACTGCCACAATCCCGACTGCCGCGAACCCCATCAGGGCAAACTCGTAACCGTGGATGAACTGATTGCCGATATTCAGCACTACCAATCCTATCTGCGCCAAGGGGGCGTGACAGTGAGCGGTGGTGAACCCCTGATGCAGCCGGAGTTTGTCCGCGAAATTTTTGAGCGTTGCCACGAGTTGGGATTGCACACTGCCCTAGATACCTCAGGTTATGTGGTTTTGGAGGCTGCTAAGCCGGTGGTGGCGGCAACTGATTTAGTCTTGCTGGACATTAAATCCTTCCTACCGGAAACCTATCGGCGGGTTACCAGTGTCACAATTACCCCCACTTTGGAGTTGGCCAAGTACCTTGATCAGATCCATAAGCCCACATGGATCCGCTTCGTCTTGGTACCGGGGCTGACGGATGATCCCGACAATATTCGCGGGTTGGCGCAATTTGTGGCTGGCCTCAGCAATGTTGAGAAGGTAGAGGTGTTGCCTTTTCACAAGATGGGGGAATACAAATGGCAGCAGTTAGGACTGCCCTATGAACTCTTTGATACCCCAGCGGCGAGTCCAGAGGATGTCCAGCGGGCGATCGCCCTGTTCCGTGAATATGATCTCAACGTTCAATAA